The genomic DNA AACGCATATGAACAGAAATGCATCGAACAACACGAGCCCAGAAGCATTATTTTTAAAAGCTCTGTGAATGCTTGTAATTATTGTTCCTTAAAAACCAATTAATATGAGACATAATCGTGCTTGCACTTCACAAGGCAGGTGAGTGGGGCCCTCTTCCTCCAAAGCTGTTGTTTTACTCTCTCATTCTTCTCCCCCTTTAAATAACATGCAAAAATTAGAGCGCAAAAGATAAagctttattttttctttcttttatttttccctttttttatgcCTTAATTTCCATGAAAGTGGAGGTTTTAAAATCCCACCTCTGAAAGCTCCTGCAACATGCATCACCAAACAAATTTGTAAATCTGTCTCTTCCCAAAAGCTCTGAGAAAAATTCCCAATTGGGTTTCAGTTTTTGGGGCTTCTGCTTCTCTCTCTATGTTTCATGTGAGCATGTCAGCTAAAGCAAAcgtctagagagagaaagcgtgatggagtagagagaaagagagagtgtaTTCTTTCAAAAACCAACCTTTCCAGCATAACCCAGTTGCTATATAACCTTCTTTTTGCTTAACCTTCATTAGATTACACAAGCAGCTGTCAACATCTTTGAggtatatatttttctaacatttctcactctctctcctctctgtgCATCAgctttactgtttttttttcatattctcTGTAGTGggtaatttttaatttgtttctttgaGGTAaaggtttaatttttatttataaatagtgttACTTGTTTCTGCGGAGGTCTTCCTGCTTATAGTGAAACACGTTTGCTTTTTTGTCttctgcttctctctctctgggaTTTTATTTTACAGCCCACGTTTTCAAAGCTGGTTCCTTTGAGTTTTAGATTGATGGGTTTTGTGCAGTAATGCATCAAGAGCCAGCAACCCAGATCAAATCAAGGCTGGATAATCAGATTTTGAAGCATTTCTGAGTTGGGTTTTTGTCTCTGATCAATTTGAGGTAATTTCTCTGCTGCTTCTTGTTGTTCTGCTTATCttcttgctgttttttttaatcatttctgAGTGGTTCTgtggattttgttttgtttttttgtgtaaGGTCAGcaattgtttgtttaaattccCCAAAGAAAGTTTGGAAAAGTGAATTGAGGTACTTGGTTTGAAAAATGAGAGATTTCCCATCTTGTTTTGGTGAAAATGGGGTTCAGGTTGCTGATTCTTCATCATCAAATAGTAGTAGGACTGCCCAGAATTTGGTTACTTGTGTGTATCAATGCCGGTTACGAGGCCGGTCGTGCTTGATTACTGTGACTTGGAGTAGGAATTTGATGGGTCAAGGCCTTAGTGTTGGGATAGATGATTCATCAAGTCAGTGTCTTTGTAAGGTTGATATTAAACCCTGGTTGTTCTCCAAGAGAAGGGGGTCCAAGAGTTTAGAAGCTTATTCGAGTAAAATCGATATATATTGGGACCTTTCATCTGCAAAATTTGGATCCGGCCCTGAACCTTTGGAGGGATATTATGTGGGAGTTGTGGTGGACAGGCAAATGCTTCTCCTTCTTGGAGACATGAGAAAAGAAGCTTTCAAAAAAACTAGTGTCACCCCTGTGCCTTCAAGTGCCGTTTGCGTTGCTAAGAGAGAGCATATTTTTGGTAAGAGGGGCTTCGCTACAAAGGCTCAGTTTTGCAATAATGGTCAAATTCATGATCTTGTAATTGAGTGTGACACTGTCGGGGTCAATGATCCATGCCTCCTGGTGCGCGTTGACAGCAAGCCTGCGATGCAGGTGAAGAGACTTCGGTGGAAGTTCCGAGGGAACCATACCATCTTGGTTGATGGGCTCGCCGTTGAAGTTTTCTGGGATGTTCACAATTGGCTCTTTGGTACATCACCTGGAAATGCTGTTTTTATGTTCAAGACATGCCTCTCAGCCGAGAAGCTGTGGGCTAGTCAACCAGCCTCCGATCCAAGCTCGTTGCAGTGGTCATTTTCACAGAGATTCTCAGATAGTAAGTCACAAGGTCTAGGATTCTCGCTGATTTTGTATGCTTGGAAGAATGAATAGAGGAAGTCAGAAGAAGTTCTCCATTGATTGCTAACAGAAAACCTCTAGTGAGTGATGATTTTCTCAGCTATGTGATTGAATTACCGCAAAAAGATGATTATATATGATATGATCATTTGTTATATAATCATTTGTTTTTTCTCAacctatttttctctttttggttTATCTTCATGAGTAGCTTGAGCAATCCAAATAGATCAGAGACAATTTTGTTTATACTGGTTGTATATCCTCCATACAGCGTTAATTtcatcctaattttttttgcttttgccTACTGAGAATTCTATGTCAAAATCATCAATGTGCAAATGTTGAAATTAATTCACTTTTACTCAGCAAATCGTTAAGCTTCTTATTTGACCATGTTTGCAGTAGCTGTAGTGATGTTCTTTTCCAAAGTTGGAATGCCAACGCCTAACGGACTAGGCCACATCCTATTCTTCTTGTTAAATAGCCATAAATCTAATTTCTTTTATATTACAGTTCTTTGAATTGGCCTAACTCCACTTGTATTAGGGACCATTCTTTGCTGCTGATTGTGTTGTGGGTGTTGTTGTATGAATACTTAGACAAGTATGAAGCGGTTCAGACCCAGAAatttgtacattttatttacatTCTTGCATTTAGATGTTGATCATCACTGTATAATAGCTAGACTAAGATAAAATGCAAGCGTGAAGTACTATGGTACTTGAATGATGTTTGTATAACTATGCAACTGATGCTATTGAGGCTTTTGGGTGAGATTAAGTAATTGATGGAGGTCTACTGCTTTTGCTTGTCAAGGTCCCGAATATAGCTTTCGGGTAGCTTATGCTAGGAAAGCTTCTCTCTTAGAACGGTTCAAAGAGTCGAGATCTCACATTCTCTAGAAGGAAACAGAGAAGCAACAAGAATCTTTGGTTTGGAAAGTTGTACAGTTGCTAGCTATAAGGTGGATAGAACGATGTAGAAGGTAAAGATGTACATATTCGAAAGAACACGAAGGGATAGGAGCATGACCGAAGTACCCTGCCCAACTCCTTTCTGGATTATATTTGGGATGAAAACTGAAAAGTCTGATGTAAAGTAAAGTGCTAGGCATCAGTTTGTGGTTGATCAAATAAAAGGGACAACCCACAACTGGTCTATTTCTTGGTGCCTTGAAATGTTTTGTTCCACGGCCAGAGGTTGGCTACAAGCCTACAACAGTATTTCTCCGTAGATTCACCGGTCCAGCCAGCCTATGGAACACATTATGCTTCGTTGCATCGGAGCTCAAACATCAAATGTACAGTTTCCACTGAGTTTGTGAAAtctcctctctcttttcctTTGGTTTTTGGTGCATGAATTCTTCCTCATCTCCTTACATAGCATTCAAAGAGTGATTTGTTCATGTTGGAGAAGGCCCCTCGGCCCTTCACACTTGTTGAACCTTGTAGTTCATGTCATTAGTTGAATGTTGCAGCTGTGATTCTGTCATAGGCTTGAACCCGGCCACAAATATTTCGGGCAGGTTGAACCTTAGCTGTGGTTTAGGGTTAGCGACGGAATTAAGCTATTTCCGGGATATATTTTCTGATCTTGGGCGTGTTCTTAGCACACTCGAACCAGGCCTGGTTCCGTTCCCTCAGACATTAGCCTGCGAAAAATTCGTAGTTGGTCAAGATATTCAAAACATATGATGAATGTATTTATTCCAAGTATATGCCTGGAGAAAAATGTTGAGTTGAAGTATTTGCTGGTTAAAGTTTTAAATGAACGCAGGTGGCCCTAATCGATCAAGGTTCTCCTTGTACTGATTTCCTTGTGGTTTTAACTACATTAGGTGGAGGAGTTTAAATATTTGGTGTATGTACCTAACCTAAGTAcaaagaaattagggttttgttggcAATGCGATGGTCCACTTAGAAAAAGTTGAATACTTGAATGTTTATGTCGACTTGTATTTTAATCTAAACTACACAGACGGAGATTTGGACTTTTGCAGGCACCGTTCATAGCCAATTTGTCTACGCCCAAGTTTGCAAGACTAGTAGTTTTATATATGGTCGCATCAACGTCTAATCTCTTTAGTTGGGTTAGTGTTGCTACTTAAAAACGCTTCCAGATAATTAAAATGTTTGGTTAGCGTTTGATAGAGATAACTATAAATGTTTCTGACTTATAGATTGTATTAGTGAGATTCTCGTTGTGCATCTTGATCAAGTGAATAATTTCTTTGTAAGAGCATGCCAAAACTGGTCTCAGGGCTGGTTCAATTTGGACCCgaatttttttctctaaattctaaaaacacttttgagTTGCcatttaatactacggtctagtggtattcctcttcatttgtaaggaagaggtcttagattcgattcttaccaaagacgaatttgaaccacattattgctagcttgtGAGACTAAGCCTACCCCtttctccttagtgtagataatatcgtttgttataaataaaatttaaaaaaaaaaaacacctttgAGTTCTTTTCCATAAAACTCctaaaccttaaaccctaatAAAAGCACAAAAGCACTTCCGAGCTGAAATACTTCATGTAAAAGCAAACCCGAAAGCAAACCTTAAAGATTGGTTCGACTTGGGGTTGCTCGCCCAAGCACAAAAGCACTTCCGAGCTGAAATACTTCATGTAAAAGCAAACCCGAAAGCAAACCTCAAAGATTGGTTCGACTTGGGGTTGCTCACCCTAGCCCTAAAAACCGAGTGATGAGCATGAACCTGATTTGAATCAAAGATTTTCTCACATAACATATTTACATGAAACTCAATCAGAGTATAAAATATTCCGAAACACTGTAAAATATTCACAAACTCATAACCCTTAATTACCaagaaaatagtaaaaaaaaatatccgaaataataagaaaacaaaagaggGAAAGGGACATGATTGTCTTGCCAAACTGCCAGAGCATTCTCTAGCAGGATTAAGAAAGCAACAGCTTTTCGACTGTTTGCCACCGAATTTCCGCACCCACTCAATTATTGATAATGTCCAAAAtataactgaaaagaaaattaaaaaaatatataatttcaaaaaaacCGCATGTGCATTCATAGTCCACCGGCGCGTTGTCTACCTTGCCGACAAATTCGCGTGAGTGTGATGTCCCTTGCACTGCCATGCGTGTGTATTTGCTTAActtggatttttttattaaataacttGACTTGATTTCAGCGGATGAATACAAAATTCAATCACTCCCGTCTGATCAGATTTATTAGCAATAATGTTAGTTTTTGTTACAAATAATAACGTcagatgattaaattattaattgttGAAGAGAAGAAGATTGGTGTGGTCGAATATGCACTAGGAGTCTAGGATGCAAATGTATATTGTATTTCGACATTGCGGTAAAGCTTAATAATGGGCTAGCCATATTAACTcgattcaaatttgtttttgacgATAATCGAACATAAGATCTCTCATTTACAATTGAAGAGGAACACCATTAGATCACAGTATTATGTGACAATAATATTAGTTTTAAATACACGCCGATATGTCAACATTTGTGGTCAGGTTTACAAGTTTTATAATGAGAGATGTAGACATATAAGCACATGTTTTCAATTATAGAACACTCTTTTTACCTTGTAACAACGAGAGGTTCCTAAGTCTTAAGCTTTGGGAGAGATGTTAGGAACATTGTCGGTATCAGCATGCGTGAGTGAATAACAgcagttaatatatatatatatatatatatatatatatatatatatatatataaattatgcaATGAATCAACGGTTAATAGTCGTTGATGTCGTACTTATCTAAATTTCTAGAAAGCAGTAATACTTTATGACAATTAAAAGTGTTTCCAACAACATATGACAAAAATTCAATAACAGATTGTGAACACAAGGACCTTCTACATATACGAATCCCAGACAAGCTATAAATTCTTTACAACACCACATGCGTGATAAATAACATAACAATAAGAGGTTCCATACCAAAGTCTTGAACTTTTCAGAATTTCAGGTCAAAAAGTTGAGTTTAATTGTTAGTGAAGGTTGGCCGTGATTAACGTCTAATGGGGTCCCGAGTTACCCATCAATCATGTGATCATGTGACATGCTCCTCCTCTCATCTCACATATTGTGATACTCTTCGAATCTTACACTTTATAACCTATGAACCGAACAATTCAGACCTTTCAATTTAAATTCAACGATCCCTATCAGCTTATCCCAACCTTACAAACAATTTACCACCAACGCTCATTATCTCTCTTGAACCTGCGAATTGTTGAGTCCCTGAACTCCGTAGTGTGAGATCTGGATCAGTTTCCATCCCACCTTagattcttataaaaaaaaaaaaaagggttcatGCAATGATGTACAGCACAAGAAGGCATACTTTattaaatccttttttttttttttgtatgtatttgcTCTTATAAAATTACACCAAATAATATGTATGGAATCAATCATGGACCGACCCTATAaatcaataatatttttttggataaaCGACGTAATACTACTTAAAACTTTGTTTTATACATTAAAAACATATATCCACAACAAATCTTACGTTCGTATGATATGTTATAATAGGTCAAACTCATTACAAGTATATATTGCTCCATTCAACCATATTAACTTCGAGCAAATCTCTGATGTAGTTGCCATAAGTGCAACAACTCATAAAAATAAGGTCGAATTAATTGAGTCGGGTGGGATCACCAAAATATTATTGAGTGTTTTGTGAGAGCCGTTATATAATACACTTGATTTGACTGCCTGATACTATCAAGTGAGAACGATGTTTTGTGAGAGCAAGACACGTGATCATGCTAAATTATATAAGTGATCTCCGCTGTTAAAATGAAGATTATATTTCAATTAAAAGCttatttgaaagtgttttaaaaataatttaaaacactttaaatgattttaaaactttaaaaatgttaaacaaaaacattttcaatcattttaaaagcactcaCAAACGAACGTTACGAAAACATTAGTTTATTCTATAGATTATTGCTACAGAATATTAAACAAAGCAAAACATGGCCGCAAAGTTTGGTAGCTTTATCCATAtacaaaatcaataaaaatcaaaagtggaaaaagaaaaaaaaaggggaaaggaGGCAACTAAGCATGGGCCCGGTCGTGAGCTGGCGCGCGTTGATAGACTAGTCAGGATTATTCATTTCCTGCGGCGTCCAGGTGTCAGATAGCTGTAATATGCTTCCAGGGAAATTACGTAATAGCCCCTGACATTCCAACGGTCACTTGCACAACCTAAAACTTAACACCACGTCCAACACAAATTTAATCATTAAATTACCATCAGAAAACTTaattcaatatgtaaatttatcatTTTAGTCTATAGGAGGATGACGATACCGAAACACTTACTTTTGCCCCCAACAATGACGCTCTTGATAAAATCCCAAGTTACCTTGCGTGATCATGTCAAACAAGCCGTTTCCTTTTTCAAGAACCTACTACACTCCATTGGATGTGGGATTATGGATGAATTCTATTTGTATTGTTAATCTCATTTTATACTTGATGATAACTATACGAGAAGTTAAAAgaaattcatataaaatttaagttagatacaaatttattgataaattttagttttatttcgtACTCGATAGTAGACAAATATGGATTGAAATAAAGTTTCTCAAATCAAAATCATGGACCGGAGGCGAAAGTCGTCATTACGGCAAAATAGGAAACTTACTGCTTGGAGGGTAATTTCataattcagaaataaaacaaagagagaaagaagaagaagaagaagcagcagcagaagaAGCAGCTGCGGAAAAAaagcagttttttttattttccatcgTTCTGGTGTTGAAGAAAGCAGAATCAGAAGCTGGTAACTGAGTCATGGGCGATTCGAGCGACTCGGTCTCCATTGACATTGATATGATACCTTTAGGAGGGAAGGTAAGCAAAGCAAAAAGCAAGGAATCAAACACAAAACCCACCAAGAAAGCAATAATATTTTTCCATTTCtgcatttctctctctaatgTTAATGTTTTTGTTGATGGCTTTTGATTTTTATCCTCTTTTGTTTGGTGTATTTTATGGGTTCGCAGGAATGTGTGGTGAAAACAAGCAAAGGGCCGGTCTCTGTGCTTGTTTGTGGGGATCAAGGAAAGCCTGCTTTGATAACATATCCTGATGTTGCTCTCAATTGTATGCTTTCTGTTCTTGTTCCTTTCGATTTTCGGCCAATGGGGCTGTTCTTGTTCTTATTGTTAATGATAAGTTCTGTATTGTTTTGAGGGTGGTTGTAGAGTGCTTCTTGCATTGGAATTGAAGATATGCTAGGATTgatgtttgtttgatttattttgattttggagCTTAATGAATATCCTTCAGGGTAGTTGAAATGGCGATTTTATAGTTATTTTGAGCCAATGTAATGAAAAAGGTTGCATTTTTTGATGTCCGGGTGTAATTTGCTTAGGGGGTTTTAGTGTGTTCTTCTTCTGGATTAGTTGAAATGGCCATATTATCTTTATTTTGATCCAAATGAATGAAAAAGGTTGAATTTTTCGATGTCctggtgttatttgttttggggGTATTTAGTGTGTTCTTGTTCTGGATAGTTGAAATGGCTGTTTATCCCTATGTTGATCCAAACGTATGGAGAAGGTTGAGTCTTTGGATGTCCAGGTGCTATTTGGTTTGTAGGTTTTTTAGTGTGTAATTGCCGTTTAGTCCCGGTTGATTATTTAATCCtcgaaagagaagaaagaaaaccgGTTGATTCAAAAGGAATGTGTTCTTTCTTCTGCTCAATCCAaactctgaaaaaaaaaaaaaaatttaatttgtaggcCTTGTATGCTTCATAGTTTGCTTTTCATTGTTATTATTGATCCCAAATGTGTCTTAAGTTAATGTGGTTTCTAAGTGGCCTCCTCTTTGAATAGACATGTCCTGTTTCCAAGGCCTCCTCTTTTGCTCGGATGCTGCGTCATTGCTGCTTCATAACTTTTGCATTTACCACATCGATGCACCTGGCCATGAGGTCAGTTATATGCACCCATATATTCCGCTTTAAATATGTTGTATATATGAAATTgagtaaaaaaaatgttgacATTTTGGTGATTTTAATTCAGTTTTCTACCTCATTTGTTTAAGAGTGTCTGCAGTTGGGAGCTGATGTGATTTCTTCAGATGCCCCCTTGCTTAGTGTGGATGACCTTGCAGACCAGGTGGCCGAAGTGCTCGATTTCTTTGGGTAagttattgataacctattttaCTGTTTCGTATTTTGTTGGTTCCAGCCAATCAAACTTCCTTTGCTTTAATATCCCATACTGATTACGATTGGCTACATATGCATTTGTCATTTCGCTTCTTTAGCATAACCTGACAATAATTACCATTGGAGAGATACAATCTTGTAATTTGAGATGCGTCTTCCGCCAGACATTACTATATgtgtatttataattttattctgactgataatatatatatgtatttcactCGCAGTTCTCCATAGGTCTCTTTCGctcatttttttaatctcttttGAACTTAAAAATCAGGTTGAAAGAAGTGCTGTGCTTGGGTGTAACAGCTGGTGCTTATATCCTTACACTCTTTGCGGTAAGTTACCGATATTCTCATCTCCTTCGCTCCTTTGGTATAATGTGACATTCTGAATTAGTTATTGGCTTTTGTGATTCCAATTGGCAGATGAAGTATCAAGAACGGGTGCTTGGGTTAATTCTTGTGTCTCCTATCTGCAAAGTACCTTCATGGACTGAATGGATTTACAACAAGGTTATAATTTCCGTTACTAAGTTGATATTGTTTATGTACTTTTGCTGGTAAGGGTTTTCCATGTAAAAATAGATTGACCCATCGACCATGCTGCTTAAGATTTCATGAACTCTAAATTTGCAGGTATTGTTGAACTTGCTATACTTTTATGGCATGTGTGATATAGTAAAGGAATGCCTTCTGCAGCGTTACTTCAGTAAGGAGCTTAGGTCTGGCATACACGGTGGAGAGTCAGATGTTATAGAAGCTTGCCAAAGGGTAAGGAAATTTCAACAATTTGTTGCTTGCTCGGTAAAGAGCGCTTGTTATGTGATGTCAACAAAGTGCTCATTGTCCAATGTACATGACTGAATCAATATTGATTATTTTCTTGATGTGTGAATACAGTTATTGGATGAAAGACAAAGTTCGAATGTCTTGCGGTTCCTTCAAGCAACTAATGAGTAAGATCATCTCACTACTCGAAACATGTGTTCTGTCACAAACTTATATATATTCTAAATTTTCTCCAAATGCGAGATGAAAGCTGTAAAGATCATTTGACGTCTTGTGGCATGTTTTCTTTATGCATCCGAAGACTtaattgaaagtgtttttgcaGGAGGCACGACCTTACCCAGGGCTTGAAGAATTTGCAGTGTAAGACTCTTATTTTTGTGGGTGAAAGAAGTCCATTCCATGCTGAATCCGTCTATATGAATGCCAAAATGAACCGAAGAAGTTGTGCTCTTGTTGAAGTAGGTTCCGTGCAGTTAACACATTTCACTTATCTTCCCTCCATCAGTATACTTACAATAGGAATACTTACTGTCTGCTGCCCTTGACAGGTTCAGGCATGTGGCTCGCTGGTAACAGAAGAGCACCCATACGCAATGATAACTCCGATTGAACTCTTCCTCAGGGGTTTTGGGTACTACAGACAATTACATTTTACTTCCTCATCAAGTAACGATTCGAATCCCACCAGCCCCTCAAAAATCAATTCATGCATAGCGCCCGAACTTCTTTCTCCTGAGAGTCTGGGAATCAAGCTCAAACCGATCAAAACACGGGTAGCCATCGAAGTTTGATGCGCGTGTGGAGTGCAGTTCCATTGAATGCATGTATATGGCAGTATAATTTCCTTTGGATAGTAGCAAATTCTTTGAATGTAGGTTTGTCTATATGGGAGAAAAATTAGATGGTTGGGGGTATTAGGAGAATTCTTTGAATTGTATGCGCCATTCATTTGTATACATTTTCATCTtttgaattgtattttaatTTCCCTCGACCCTTGCAATTCTGGGAGTCTTGTTGACTTTGGGTCgtctttttttaattgtattttaattttgtaagaAGCTGACAACATATTCTGCAATGGAAATTTAGAAAAGATAATTCTTTTGCAATTTTATGGATAACTTGAAATTATTTGTTGGCAAATTGTCGAAAGTTTTATGCTTTGCAGGAGATGCTATTGTGATTATCAACAGGTTAACGAAATTTGCATGGTGCTTCAAAGTATTTTATACTATAGAGTCTTGATTTTTGTACCGTTGAACAATAAATTACGGTTAAAAACTTATGAATATAGAATACCTTGAATACACTAGAAAATCCCGTCATATACTACAAATATTatacaaattttgttttcagaCGCAAGCAAAAAATactcaaatttatatttttcagaAAAAGGATGTGATCATTACATCTGAAAGTTAATTACAAAGTAGTGGGATGCATAAAAGAATTAACAAGAACGTGAATAAAAGGCTTCTTCACCACCAAGTAACAATTAATCATTAAACCTCTCTTAATTTCTCCTTCCTCTCTAATCTACCTAATTAAAACGTGTCTAAATCCTCTTAATTCTTGATTAATTCAATAATTCCCCAAAGTTAATCAAGTCTGGAACAACATAAATACATCTGTATTCACTGTTCATCATCACGACCGTCAATCTTGCATGTTCTTCGTTTCTTCGCAGCAGATTCACcaccttctcttcttcgttcCGACCCTTTCTTCCTCGAACTTAGCACGTCATCGTCGTCATCAGGAACAAATCCGAGCAAGCTTCTTGGACTGCCGCCATGTTTCTTCTCGTCACTCTCGACTTTGCTAAGTTTTGATGCAGCAGCACCAAGCTGATGAGGATTATTTTGGTTCAGAGATATTGTCAACGCACTGTAAAGCCGTGCATTATCGTTTTCTTGGACGCCATTGACACTATTGTTGCATTCTTCCGACAACAAGAAGCTGTAGTCCCTCGCCTCCCTCATCTTCCGAACCTTTTCCTGCAACTCTCCCGGAGAAAGCCCGAGGTTTTTGACATACGAGCGGAGAGACTCTCTCTTCATGCGGCATTCGAACCTACGTTTGCTTCTTGGTCTTGTGGGCACGCTCAGGACTTTGGTGACTAGGCCGTCCCGGTGATGGTGAGTCCCACGCTCACGTTCACGGCGATCATTGTAGTCCCGGCAATGGCGATCAGTCGGATGATCACGGTGGTCATGATAGTCCCGATGACGGTGATGAGTCTCATGGTGACGGT from Pyrus communis chromosome 17, drPyrComm1.1, whole genome shotgun sequence includes the following:
- the LOC137722198 gene encoding uncharacterized protein → MKTIEIVFFSGHHRDFDRDQETHRHRDREAHHNRDGECDSWTRSDHYRHHETHHRHRDYHDHRDHPTDRHCRDYNDRRERERGTHHHRDGLVTKVLSVPTRPRSKRRFECRMKRESLRSYVKNLGLSPGELQEKVRKMREARDYSFLLSEECNNSVNGVQENDNARLYSALTISLNQNNPHQLGAAASKLSKVESDEKKHGGSPRSLLGFVPDDDDDVLSSRKKGSERRREGGESAAKKRRTCKIDGRDDEQ
- the LOC137722677 gene encoding uncharacterized protein, which gives rise to MRDFPSCFGENGVQVADSSSSNSSRTAQNLVTCVYQCRLRGRSCLITVTWSRNLMGQGLSVGIDDSSSQCLCKVDIKPWLFSKRRGSKSLEAYSSKIDIYWDLSSAKFGSGPEPLEGYYVGVVVDRQMLLLLGDMRKEAFKKTSVTPVPSSAVCVAKREHIFGKRGFATKAQFCNNGQIHDLVIECDTVGVNDPCLLVRVDSKPAMQVKRLRWKFRGNHTILVDGLAVEVFWDVHNWLFGTSPGNAVFMFKTCLSAEKLWASQPASDPSSLQWSFSQRFSDSKSQGLGFSLILYAWKNE
- the LOC137723085 gene encoding protein NDL2-like; translated protein: MGDSSDSVSIDIDMIPLGGKECVVKTSKGPVSVLVCGDQGKPALITYPDVALNYMSCFQGLLFCSDAASLLLHNFCIYHIDAPGHELGADVISSDAPLLSVDDLADQVAEVLDFFGLKEVLCLGVTAGAYILTLFAMKYQERVLGLILVSPICKVPSWTEWIYNKVLLNLLYFYGMCDIVKECLLQRYFSKELRSGIHGGESDVIEACQRLLDERQSSNVLRFLQATNERHDLTQGLKNLQCKTLIFVGERSPFHAESVYMNAKMNRRSCALVEVQACGSLVTEEHPYAMITPIELFLRGFGYYRQLHFTSSSSNDSNPTSPSKINSCIAPELLSPESLGIKLKPIKTRVAIEV